TTCACCGGCGTGGACCCGAAGTCGGTGGCCGAGATCCAGGAGGTGGTCGTGCACCTGCGCCGCCGCGGGTTGGGCGTGGTGATTACCGACCACAACGTGCGCGACACGCTGGCGATCACCAACCGTTCGGAGATCATCCACGAAGGCCGCATCCTGTTCGCGGGGACCGCCGAGGAGATAATGGCCAGTGAGGACGCCCGGCGGTTCTACCTGGGCGAGCGGTTCCGGCTCTGATGCCGATGCGGCTGATTGACCGGTACATCCTGCGCGAGGTCGGCGGCATCTTCCTGTTCGGCGTCGCCGTCTTCACCACGCTGCTGCTGGTCAACCACCTGTTCTTCCTGGCGCGATTGGCGGCCGATTCAGGCGTGCCCATCCGAACCAACCTGCTCCTCCTGGTGCTGCGTGTGCCGTACCTGGCGGTCTACAGTTTGCCGATGGCCACGCTTCTGGCCACGCTCCTGGCCACAGGTCGGCTCAGCGATCGCAACGAGATCACCGCGCTGCGCACCACCGGCTGGAGCCTGGCCCGCATCGCGCTGCCAGTGCTGGCCGCGGGCGCGGTGATCACCGTGACGTCACTGGGCATGAGCGAGTGGGTGGTGCCGCGATCTGAGACGCGCTACCGCGAGGTGCTGAGCGAGGCAGTTCAGGCCCAGCCCCGACCGGTCCATCAGCATGTGCTCTTCCGCGAGCCGGTGGACGGCGTGGACTCGGTGTTCTACGCGCGTGAACTCGACACGAGTGACGGCACGATGTACGGCGTGGTCATCACGCAGTTCCAGGGCGGCCGGCCGGCGCGCCTGATCGAGGCCGGGCAGGCGCGCTACGCGCCGCAGGGGTGGATCCTGAAGCAGGGGACCCTGTACCTGCTCGGGGCCGGCTCCGGGG
The sequence above is drawn from the Armatimonadota bacterium genome and encodes:
- a CDS encoding YjgP/YjgQ family permease, with protein sequence MPMRLIDRYILREVGGIFLFGVAVFTTLLLVNHLFFLARLAADSGVPIRTNLLLLVLRVPYLAVYSLPMATLLATLLATGRLSDRNEITALRTTGWSLARIALPVLAAGAVITVTSLGMSEWVVPRSETRYREVLSEAVQAQPRPVHQHVLFREPVDGVDSVFYARELDTSDGTMYGVVITQFQGGRPARLIEAGQARYAPQGWILKQGTLYLLGAGSGVATTFDEMRVALARTPKQIAVPRRDPSEMTIGELRAQIATLRAAGESAVRYAVNLQAKLALPVSSLIFALLAVPLGLRPHRSGRSTGLGITVLVLLAYYLLMSITITLGERGQIPAFWAAWLPNLMVATGGGCLLWFAR